A window of the Synergistaceae bacterium genome harbors these coding sequences:
- a CDS encoding flagellar basal body L-ring protein FlgH, with translation SYNRIRSDLVANAEIDIKGRGTISRLQRPGILTQIMQALF, from the coding sequence AGCTACAACAGGATCAGGAGCGACCTGGTCGCCAACGCGGAGATAGACATCAAGGGCCGGGGGACTATCTCCCGCCTGCAGAGGCCCGGCATACTGACCCAGATCATGCAGGCCCTGTTCTAA